One segment of Rhodopirellula baltica SH 1 DNA contains the following:
- a CDS encoding methyltransferase domain-containing protein, whose protein sequence is MFELRCTVRNCGLALSPVEGGLRCEKRHHFDRAREGYYSLSQPQDRKSKQPGDADAAVLARHRWLQRGHASGLIDALRPWVARQAGNSNSRTIDLGCGEGTFGPSLFGDSPGSYCGIDLSKKAIKLAARGWPEATWIWANADRSLPVADGSVSCVMSLFGRRPASEIARVLTEDGRLIVAVPGEEDLIELREHVQQSGQRRSRWEKVVDEMAAEGLELIEHRLWQQQVDLDSEAIADAMAMTYRGVRFSQNARVQTATAMPVTLAADLMLIGR, encoded by the coding sequence TTGTTTGAGTTGCGTTGCACGGTTCGAAACTGCGGGTTGGCTTTGTCGCCGGTGGAGGGTGGGCTGCGCTGTGAAAAGCGGCACCACTTCGATCGGGCTCGCGAAGGCTATTACAGTTTGTCCCAGCCGCAGGATCGCAAGTCCAAACAACCGGGCGATGCGGATGCCGCTGTGCTGGCCCGCCATCGTTGGCTTCAGCGTGGGCATGCCAGCGGATTGATCGATGCCTTGCGGCCTTGGGTGGCAAGGCAAGCGGGGAACAGCAACTCCCGAACGATTGACTTGGGTTGCGGCGAAGGCACCTTTGGGCCGTCTCTGTTTGGTGATTCGCCAGGCAGCTACTGCGGGATCGATTTATCGAAGAAGGCGATCAAGCTGGCCGCTCGCGGATGGCCGGAAGCGACTTGGATCTGGGCCAATGCGGACCGGTCGCTGCCGGTGGCGGATGGCAGTGTTTCTTGCGTGATGTCGCTGTTCGGTCGTCGGCCGGCATCTGAAATTGCTCGTGTGCTAACGGAAGATGGAAGGCTGATCGTTGCCGTGCCTGGCGAAGAAGACTTGATCGAACTTCGCGAACATGTGCAGCAATCGGGGCAACGCCGGAGTCGTTGGGAGAAGGTCGTCGACGAGATGGCCGCCGAGGGATTGGAGCTGATTGAACATCGACTGTGGCAGCAGCAGGTTGACCTCGACAGCGAAGCGATTGCGGACGCGATGGCGATGACGTATCGCGGCGTGCGGTTTTCGCAGAACGCTCGCGTGCAGACGGCCACGGCCATGCCGGTGACGCTGGCCGCGGATCTGATGCTGATTGGGCGGTGA
- a CDS encoding Gfo/Idh/MocA family protein, giving the protein MNRDVNAVDGSECQDVKSDCSAPDGLHRSANDGDALARRGFLKSAALAGGVAAGVTLDAPAVHGQETPDVIQVALVGAGGRGTGAANDSLHVDNAKLKLVAIADVFPENVARSVKALSNEHIDAPEKVDVPEERQFVGFDAYKRAMDTLEPGDIVILATPLAFRWVHFQYAIDKGLNVFMEKPLTADGPSSKRMLELSAKADEKNLKCGVGLMVRHCRGRQELFERIQDGQIGDIIMMRAYRMHGPIASAFTKRRSDDMPETLWQIKNFHSFLWASGGCFSDFYIHQIDETSWMKNAWPVKAQALGGRHYRGDWIDQNFDTYAVEYTYPDGSKLFFDGRCMPGCRNDMSSTVHGSKGSAIVSTSGHTPGKVRIFEGQNQSRREVAWAYPQPEKNPYRLEWTDLVDAIIHDKPYNEVPRGVQASLVTSMGRMAAHTGQEITFDQMLNCPHEFAPGVAELTVDGPAPVIANADGSYPVPQPGILKEVEYELFDV; this is encoded by the coding sequence ATGAATCGTGATGTGAATGCTGTTGATGGATCTGAATGCCAGGATGTGAAGTCCGACTGCTCGGCACCGGACGGCTTGCACCGTTCCGCTAACGATGGGGATGCGTTGGCTCGTCGTGGCTTTTTGAAATCAGCAGCTTTGGCTGGTGGGGTTGCTGCGGGGGTGACTCTGGATGCGCCTGCCGTGCATGGGCAGGAGACTCCGGATGTGATTCAAGTTGCTTTGGTTGGGGCGGGTGGTCGTGGGACGGGGGCGGCTAATGATTCGCTGCATGTGGACAACGCGAAACTGAAACTGGTCGCCATCGCGGATGTCTTTCCGGAGAATGTCGCTCGCAGCGTGAAAGCCCTCTCGAATGAACACATCGATGCACCGGAGAAAGTGGACGTGCCGGAGGAACGGCAGTTCGTTGGCTTCGATGCCTACAAGCGTGCGATGGATACGCTCGAACCGGGCGACATTGTGATCCTGGCAACGCCGCTGGCTTTTCGATGGGTGCACTTCCAGTACGCGATCGACAAGGGCCTGAACGTGTTCATGGAGAAACCGTTGACAGCCGATGGGCCTTCGTCCAAACGGATGCTGGAACTTTCCGCCAAGGCCGATGAGAAGAATCTGAAGTGCGGCGTGGGTTTGATGGTTCGTCACTGCCGGGGACGCCAGGAGCTGTTCGAACGTATTCAAGACGGCCAGATCGGCGACATCATCATGATGCGTGCTTATCGCATGCATGGCCCGATCGCGTCAGCGTTCACCAAACGTCGCTCGGACGACATGCCAGAAACGCTGTGGCAAATCAAGAACTTCCATAGCTTCCTGTGGGCCAGCGGTGGTTGCTTCAGCGATTTCTACATCCACCAAATCGATGAAACGTCCTGGATGAAGAACGCTTGGCCGGTCAAGGCTCAGGCTCTCGGCGGACGTCATTACCGCGGCGATTGGATCGACCAAAACTTTGATACCTACGCGGTGGAGTACACCTATCCCGATGGCAGCAAGCTGTTCTTTGACGGCCGCTGCATGCCAGGGTGTCGCAATGACATGTCGAGCACCGTGCACGGCAGCAAGGGGTCAGCGATCGTGAGCACGTCGGGGCACACGCCGGGCAAGGTGCGGATCTTTGAAGGCCAAAACCAAAGTCGCCGCGAAGTGGCTTGGGCGTACCCGCAACCGGAGAAGAATCCATACCGGCTGGAATGGACGGACTTGGTCGACGCGATCATTCACGACAAGCCTTACAACGAGGTGCCGCGGGGCGTGCAAGCGAGCTTGGTGACCAGCATGGGCCGCATGGCGGCTCATACCGGACAAGAGATCACGTTCGATCAAATGCTGAATTGCCCACACGAGTTTGCCCCCGGCGTGGCAGAGTTGACCGTCGACGGTCCCGCCCCTGTGATCGCGAATGCGGATGGATCGTACCCGGTTCCTCAGCCCGGGATCTTGAAAGAGGTTGAATACGAGTTGTTTGATGTGTGA
- a CDS encoding IS3-like element ISRba6 family transposase (programmed frameshift), producing MDKRRTFSREYKLAAVKKVIEQGLSYTAVAKDLGIGDSLIRKWKKSFDEDGTFQAEVVGSQSIEAELRRLREENRQLKMERDIFKKSDGILRQRKSLRLKFIGECRDRWPIAVLCRTLEVTRAAYYRFAGRGPTATEIKQTQIIQAVKEIRLEKHHDAYGSPRMQRAIVKRGVVCCRNTVAKCMRHAGIQANRRTKFRISTTDSNHDQPIASNLLGQNFTTEAINRVWLTDITYIPTQEGSTYLCAFVDLHSRKIVSWKTSRNMDSELVVGAFDQALTFRKPNAGLIVHSDRGSQFASDHFRRRLAASGLVQSMSRRGNCYDNAPMESFFKSYKTEEAQQIYDTHEHATRGVSDYIERFYNPHRLHSSLGYLSPIDFEQAIKEPSLVSES from the exons ATGGACAAACGTCGAACATTTAGCCGCGAATACAAGCTGGCCGCAGTCAAGAAAGTCATCGAACAAGGCTTGTCGTACACCGCTGTCGCTAAAGACTTGGGGATCGGGGACAGCTTGATTCGCAAGTGGAAGAAGTCTTTTGACGAAGACGGAACATTCCAGGCCGAAGTAGTTGGTAGCCAATCCATTGAAGCCGAGCTGAGACGACTTCGCGAAGAGAATCGTCAACTCAAGATGGAACGCGACATTT TTAAAAAAAGCGACGGCATTCTTCGCCAAAGAAAGTCACTGAGGTTGAAGTTCATTGGAGAGTGCCGCGATCGCTGGCCGATCGCAGTGCTCTGCCGAACCCTCGAAGTCACTCGCGCCGCTTATTACCGATTCGCCGGTCGCGGTCCCACAGCCACCGAGATCAAGCAAACCCAAATCATTCAAGCCGTCAAGGAAATCCGACTGGAAAAACATCACGATGCGTATGGAAGCCCGCGAATGCAACGAGCAATAGTCAAACGCGGTGTGGTGTGCTGCCGAAATACCGTCGCCAAATGCATGCGTCATGCGGGAATACAAGCCAATCGCCGCACCAAATTCAGAATATCGACCACTGACTCCAATCATGATCAGCCCATCGCCTCAAATTTGCTTGGCCAAAACTTCACGACCGAGGCAATCAATCGCGTCTGGCTAACGGACATCACCTACATCCCAACCCAAGAAGGCTCCACTTACCTCTGTGCATTCGTTGACCTGCATTCCCGCAAGATTGTCAGCTGGAAAACGAGCCGGAACATGGATTCGGAATTGGTGGTCGGGGCATTCGATCAAGCACTTACTTTTCGCAAGCCAAACGCGGGCCTGATCGTTCACAGCGATCGTGGCTCCCAATTCGCGAGCGATCATTTCCGCAGACGCCTGGCAGCCAGTGGGCTAGTTCAAAGCATGAGCCGTCGCGGGAACTGCTACGACAACGCACCGATGGAATCGTTCTTCAAGAGTTACAAAACCGAGGAAGCACAGCAGATTTACGACACGCACGAACACGCCACACGCGGCGTATCTGACTACATCGAACGATTTTACAACCCTCATCGCTTGCACTCGTCGCTGGGCTACCTCAGTCCAATCGATTTCGAGCAAGCGATCAAAGAACCGTCACTCGTAAGTGAGTCCTGA
- a CDS encoding DUF1501 domain-containing protein: MHRESISQELFRQSLLQTSRRQFLTESAAGLGAIYLATQQAGGNAAHANASLQHGFDPQHDATNPLSPLAPPQPAKVKRVIYLHMVGAPSQLELFDYKPDLKELDGKECPQSFLEGKRFAFINGTPRMLGPQYDFQQHGESGAWVSELMPNLAKQVDDLCFLKTVKTDQFNHGPAQLMVHTGAAPMGSPSIGSWVTYGLGSENEDLPGFIVLLSGGRLPRVGKALWGSGFLPSVYQGVQCRSKGDPVLNVANPEGVSRQERRQVLDALAALNQESLQQYGDPETVTRIAQYEMAYRMQVAAPEAMDLSQETAETLENYGAEPGKESFANNCLLARRLVEEGVRFVQLFDWGWDTHGSNRSESLEHGLPDKCKQTDKPIAALLADLKQRGMLEDTLVVWGGEFGRTPMRENRGGTTMAFHGRDHSPEAFTMWMAGGGVKPGFTYGETDAVGYTAATESVHLRDFHATMLHLLGFNHERMVYPFKGLNQRLTGVKQSRVVEEILT, encoded by the coding sequence ATGCATCGCGAATCGATCTCTCAAGAACTTTTTCGTCAGTCGTTGTTGCAAACCAGTCGCCGGCAATTTCTGACCGAGTCGGCTGCTGGCTTGGGTGCCATTTACTTGGCGACTCAGCAAGCGGGTGGCAACGCTGCGCACGCGAACGCTTCGCTGCAACATGGTTTTGATCCCCAGCACGACGCCACCAATCCGCTCAGCCCACTGGCGCCGCCTCAACCGGCCAAGGTCAAGCGAGTGATCTACTTGCACATGGTCGGTGCACCCAGCCAACTGGAGTTGTTTGACTACAAACCCGACCTCAAAGAACTCGACGGCAAAGAGTGCCCGCAGTCGTTCTTGGAGGGCAAGCGTTTTGCTTTCATTAACGGCACGCCGCGGATGCTGGGGCCTCAGTATGACTTCCAGCAACACGGCGAATCTGGGGCGTGGGTGTCCGAGTTGATGCCCAACTTGGCCAAGCAAGTCGATGATTTGTGCTTCTTGAAAACGGTCAAGACGGACCAATTCAATCACGGACCGGCTCAGTTGATGGTGCACACCGGAGCCGCACCGATGGGATCGCCATCGATCGGTTCATGGGTCACGTATGGTTTGGGCAGCGAGAACGAAGATTTGCCCGGGTTCATCGTGCTGTTGTCCGGTGGTCGTTTGCCTCGTGTCGGCAAGGCTCTTTGGGGATCAGGGTTTTTACCTTCGGTCTATCAGGGTGTGCAGTGCCGATCCAAAGGCGACCCGGTTCTGAATGTCGCCAATCCAGAAGGCGTTTCGCGACAGGAACGACGGCAAGTCTTGGACGCGTTGGCAGCGCTCAATCAAGAGTCGTTGCAGCAATACGGCGATCCTGAAACGGTCACCCGAATCGCTCAGTACGAGATGGCCTATCGGATGCAAGTGGCTGCTCCCGAAGCGATGGATCTGTCGCAAGAAACGGCGGAAACGCTTGAGAACTATGGCGCCGAGCCTGGCAAAGAATCCTTTGCCAACAACTGCTTGCTCGCGCGGCGTTTGGTCGAAGAAGGCGTCCGCTTTGTGCAGTTGTTTGATTGGGGCTGGGACACGCACGGATCCAATCGCAGCGAATCGCTCGAGCATGGATTGCCCGACAAGTGCAAGCAAACGGACAAGCCCATTGCGGCGTTGCTCGCTGATTTGAAGCAGCGTGGAATGTTGGAAGACACGTTGGTTGTGTGGGGCGGCGAGTTCGGACGCACACCGATGCGAGAGAACCGCGGCGGAACGACGATGGCATTCCATGGTCGCGACCACAGTCCTGAAGCGTTCACGATGTGGATGGCTGGTGGGGGCGTCAAACCCGGGTTCACATATGGCGAGACCGATGCGGTCGGTTACACCGCGGCGACCGAGTCCGTGCACCTGCGAGACTTCCACGCCACGATGCTGCACCTGCTTGGCTTCAACCACGAGAGGATGGTCTATCCCTTCAAAGGCCTCAACCAACGCCTCACCGGAGTCAAACAAAGCCGCGTCGTCGAAGAAATCCTGACTTAG